The following are from one region of the Polyangiaceae bacterium genome:
- a CDS encoding YciI family protein — MQYLLLIYAAESIDENMSEADQATLIANYETYTQELIAAGALRGGEALMPTSTAKTVRMRNGDTLATDGPFAETKEALGGFYLIEAADEAEALKWAAKIPSATYGCVEVRPIMKYD; from the coding sequence ATGCAGTACCTACTCCTCATCTATGCGGCAGAGTCCATCGACGAGAACATGAGCGAAGCCGATCAGGCTACGCTGATCGCGAACTACGAGACCTACACCCAAGAGTTGATCGCGGCCGGAGCGCTCAGGGGCGGCGAAGCGCTGATGCCGACCTCGACGGCCAAGACAGTCCGCATGCGCAATGGGGATACGCTGGCGACGGATGGCCCCTTCGCGGAAACCAAAGAGGCGCTGGGAGGGTTCTACCTCATCGAGGCGGCCGACGAAGCCGAAGCGCTCAAGTGGGCGGCGAAGATCCCCAGCGCGACGTACGGCTGTGTCGAGGTGCGCCCCATCATGAAGTACGACTGA
- a CDS encoding ergothioneine biosynthesis protein EgtB produces the protein MSAPVPSQSSLLQRYLEVRRFTEQLRAPLSAEDCIVQSMPDVSPTKWHLAHVTWFFETFVLKPRAARGLDYSVFDPSFEYLFNSYYNSVGAQYPRARRGLVTRPNLETVLAYRQHVDQAMTQVLGTELSAEEHAVVELGLHHEQQHQELLLMDIKHVLFQSPSFPVYSADTARNQSRAGSSDVGPTEFLDFGGGLKALGTDGPGFHFDNEGPRHQVHLEAYQLGSRLVTNGEFFEFMRDGGYSQPLLWLSDGWASVRAEGWSSPLYWVEREGEFYEFTLRGLEPLDLAAPVCHVSYFEADAFASWAKARLPGEAEWEAAAGSLGSVRDKPCGNFVESGALHPSAARGEGLRQMHGDVWEWTASAYAPYPGFKVADGALGEYNGKFMVSQQVLRGGACVTSGSHFRPTYRNFFYPGQRWMFSGIRLAR, from the coding sequence ATGAGTGCGCCGGTGCCGAGTCAGTCGTCCCTGCTTCAACGCTACTTGGAGGTGCGGCGCTTCACCGAACAGCTGCGCGCGCCGCTGTCCGCCGAGGACTGCATCGTGCAGTCGATGCCTGATGTGAGCCCCACCAAGTGGCACCTCGCCCATGTGACGTGGTTCTTCGAGACCTTCGTGCTCAAGCCGCGTGCGGCTCGGGGCCTGGACTACTCGGTGTTCGACCCGAGCTTCGAGTACCTGTTCAACTCCTACTACAACAGCGTGGGTGCGCAGTACCCGCGGGCGCGGCGTGGTCTCGTCACGCGACCGAACCTGGAGACGGTGCTCGCGTATCGTCAACACGTCGATCAAGCGATGACCCAGGTGCTTGGGACAGAGCTCTCGGCCGAGGAGCATGCGGTCGTGGAGTTAGGGCTACACCACGAGCAGCAGCACCAAGAGCTCTTGCTGATGGACATCAAGCACGTGCTGTTTCAAAGCCCGAGCTTTCCAGTGTACTCAGCTGATACCGCGAGGAATCAATCCAGGGCTGGCTCAAGCGATGTCGGTCCGACTGAGTTCTTGGATTTTGGGGGAGGGTTGAAGGCGCTGGGAACCGACGGCCCAGGCTTTCACTTCGACAACGAGGGGCCGCGGCACCAGGTCCACCTCGAGGCCTACCAGCTCGGGTCGCGGCTCGTGACCAACGGGGAGTTTTTCGAGTTCATGCGAGACGGCGGCTATTCCCAGCCGCTTTTGTGGCTCAGCGACGGCTGGGCCAGCGTGCGCGCCGAAGGCTGGAGCTCGCCGCTCTACTGGGTGGAGCGTGAGGGCGAGTTCTATGAGTTCACCCTGCGCGGCCTCGAACCGCTCGATCTAGCTGCGCCGGTGTGCCACGTCAGCTACTTCGAGGCAGACGCGTTTGCTAGCTGGGCCAAGGCGCGGCTCCCCGGCGAAGCCGAGTGGGAGGCGGCGGCGGGAAGCTTGGGCTCTGTCCGGGATAAACCATGCGGAAATTTTGTTGAGAGCGGTGCCCTGCATCCCAGCGCGGCGCGCGGCGAAGGCCTCCGCCAGATGCACGGCGACGTCTGGGAGTGGACCGCGAGTGCCTACGCGCCGTACCCGGGCTTCAAGGTCGCGGATGGCGCCCTGGGGGAATACAACGGTAAGTTCATGGTGAGCCAGCAGGTGCTGCGCGGCGGCGCGTGCGTGACGAGCGGGAGCCACTTCCGTCCCACTTATCGGAACTTCTTCTATCCAGGCCAGCGCTGGATGTTCTCAGGGATCCGCCTCGCGCGCTGA
- a CDS encoding sodium:solute symporter family protein, producing the protein MRYIDLIAERPLIWGLFIVYMLGTSYLAWLGHKRTTDIRSFAVGSGNMNPWVVGITLAASIASTATFVINPGFVYVHGLSAFMHLGLAAGLGIAVGLLVMSAGFRAIGEKHKAITLPQWTGKRYDSRALSIFFAAVNLLSLSFVVLIVGGLSIVMQQTLGLSNLESLLLIVGFVFSYVFVGGTYAHAYTNTLQGVIMLIVSVVIIGSGAHYLSGGIGPFMDKIAAQDPNLVMGVNPKSPLFSSPFTVYVAGFIIGFALVCQPHIMTKALYVKGKKEIRQYLAVTLVSFGIFTALLLVGLYARVMELPKDALLDPTTGAFRQDQVMAAYLANSFGPGMLSVITVALLAAGMSTLDGILVALSSIAANDLFLNLTEKNLLKNYEEEQRARIAHRASQAILLAIGVAALLISIHPPKLLGIFGQVGVYGIVAASTVPILFGILFKRMDKRAAFAAAATGLAVHFSLYSWASWAKSHGVQLADGVLGSTALGWMFDHGAVQLGLLNPGVTATYGLILSSVVGLLGVALAPKSVPDGNAQQDSELGSKPEEARFSSSDAQSSAGA; encoded by the coding sequence ATGCGTTACATCGACTTGATCGCCGAGCGGCCGCTGATTTGGGGTCTGTTCATCGTCTACATGCTGGGTACGAGCTACCTCGCGTGGCTGGGGCACAAGCGCACCACGGACATTCGCTCCTTCGCGGTGGGTAGCGGCAACATGAACCCGTGGGTGGTGGGCATCACGCTGGCCGCGAGCATCGCCTCGACCGCGACCTTCGTGATCAACCCCGGGTTCGTCTATGTGCACGGCCTCTCGGCGTTCATGCATCTTGGGCTAGCCGCTGGCCTCGGTATCGCAGTTGGCCTCTTGGTGATGAGCGCCGGGTTTCGCGCGATTGGCGAGAAGCACAAAGCCATCACGCTGCCTCAGTGGACCGGCAAGCGCTACGACTCACGGGCGCTCTCCATCTTCTTTGCAGCAGTGAACTTGCTCAGCTTGAGCTTCGTCGTGCTGATCGTCGGCGGCTTGTCGATCGTGATGCAGCAAACCCTGGGGCTGAGCAACCTCGAGAGCCTGCTCCTGATCGTTGGCTTCGTCTTCAGCTACGTCTTCGTCGGCGGCACCTACGCGCACGCTTACACGAACACCCTGCAGGGTGTGATCATGCTCATCGTCAGCGTGGTGATCATCGGCAGCGGCGCACACTACCTGAGCGGTGGCATCGGCCCGTTCATGGACAAGATCGCCGCCCAAGATCCGAACCTGGTGATGGGCGTGAACCCGAAGAGCCCGCTGTTTTCCAGCCCATTCACGGTCTACGTCGCCGGTTTCATCATCGGTTTTGCGCTGGTGTGTCAGCCGCACATCATGACCAAGGCGCTCTACGTGAAAGGCAAGAAGGAGATCCGTCAGTACCTCGCGGTAACGCTTGTCAGCTTCGGCATCTTCACAGCGCTGCTCTTGGTGGGGCTCTACGCCCGAGTGATGGAGCTTCCGAAGGACGCGCTCCTGGATCCCACGACGGGTGCCTTTCGTCAGGACCAGGTGATGGCCGCTTACCTGGCGAATAGCTTCGGTCCAGGGATGCTCTCCGTGATCACCGTGGCGCTGCTCGCCGCCGGCATGAGCACCTTGGATGGCATCCTGGTGGCGCTCTCCAGCATCGCCGCGAACGACCTGTTCTTGAACCTCACGGAAAAGAACCTGCTCAAGAACTACGAGGAGGAGCAGCGCGCGCGCATCGCACACCGCGCCTCCCAGGCCATCTTGCTGGCCATCGGTGTCGCCGCGCTGCTGATTTCGATTCATCCCCCGAAGCTCCTCGGCATCTTTGGTCAGGTGGGCGTCTACGGCATCGTCGCGGCCTCCACGGTGCCGATCCTGTTCGGCATCCTGTTCAAGCGCATGGACAAGCGCGCAGCCTTCGCCGCCGCTGCCACGGGCCTCGCGGTTCACTTCAGCCTCTACAGCTGGGCCAGCTGGGCAAAGTCTCACGGCGTGCAGCTCGCGGACGGCGTGCTCGGTAGCACCGCCCTTGGGTGGATGTTCGACCACGGCGCCGTTCAGCTGGGGTTGTTGAACCCCGGCGTCACCGCAACCTACGGGCTCATCCTGAGCAGCGTCGTCGGCCTCCTGGGCGTCGCGTTGGCCCCCAAGTCGGTTCCCGACGGCAATGCGCAGCAGGACAGCGAGCTAGGTTCAAAGCCCGAAGAGGCGCGCTTCAGCTCGAGCGACGCCCAGAGCAGCGCGGGCGCCTAG
- a CDS encoding SDR family oxidoreductase, whose protein sequence is MKLESCRAIVTGGAKGMGLHFAMRLHELGAQVAVGDVDEAGLEALPSGIHKRRLDVSQESDCEGFVAWAQEQMGGLNVLVNNAGIIRDGLLVKKARDTGALTKMSKADWDAVTAVNLSGATFMAREFAFRVAESEERPSLIVNMSSVSRHGNRGQSSYVAAKAALAANAVTWARELAKFGTRVVGIAPGMVETPMTQGMNQKARDALVAAIPVGRIGVPEDLWLALRFCIECEYFNARVLDVDGGLVMT, encoded by the coding sequence ATGAAACTGGAAAGCTGTCGCGCAATCGTCACTGGTGGAGCCAAAGGCATGGGACTCCACTTCGCAATGCGTCTCCACGAGCTGGGGGCGCAAGTCGCGGTAGGCGACGTCGATGAGGCCGGGCTCGAAGCATTGCCGAGCGGAATTCACAAGCGCCGCCTGGACGTCAGCCAGGAGTCAGATTGCGAAGGCTTTGTCGCCTGGGCCCAGGAGCAAATGGGCGGGCTGAACGTGCTGGTGAACAACGCTGGCATCATCCGCGATGGCTTGCTGGTGAAGAAGGCGCGGGACACCGGTGCGCTGACGAAGATGTCGAAGGCGGACTGGGACGCCGTCACCGCCGTCAACCTGAGCGGCGCGACCTTCATGGCCCGCGAGTTTGCCTTCCGAGTCGCCGAGAGCGAGGAACGCCCAAGCTTGATCGTGAACATGTCTTCGGTGTCTCGACACGGAAACCGCGGGCAGTCCAGCTACGTCGCGGCGAAGGCGGCCCTCGCGGCAAACGCCGTGACCTGGGCGCGCGAGCTGGCGAAGTTTGGCACCCGCGTGGTCGGTATCGCGCCGGGCATGGTGGAAACGCCGATGACTCAGGGCATGAATCAGAAGGCGCGCGATGCGCTGGTCGCCGCCATCCCCGTGGGTCGAATTGGTGTGCCCGAAGACCTGTGGCTCGCCCTGCGCTTCTGCATCGAGTGCGAGTACTTCAACGCCCGGGTACTCGACGTCGACGGCGGCTTGGTGATGACCTGA
- a CDS encoding alpha/beta fold hydrolase: protein MHWRFSSPNFYEGPLPGAPEEDSYADVCGARIRYRVSGSGPAVVLLHGYASSLDAWDDVVPALSARHQVIAVDLKGFGYSSRGAGDYSPAAQARIVVALLDHLRLPRAAIVGHSWGASVALATSLAVPQRISRVALYDAWVYEDQLPAWMVLARADGIGEWMFGWSGHGHVERTMPIAYYDRRRITSDRVRRVEQLLELPGSKAAALATLRAQKFRRQEQRYGELSQPVLLLWGKEDCISTLPVAYRLMRQLRHAELKVYPRCGHFPMVEALEESNRDLAGFLEVEVEAAQADALGSELKRRRAP, encoded by the coding sequence GTGCATTGGCGGTTTAGCAGTCCGAACTTTTACGAAGGTCCCCTACCTGGGGCTCCCGAAGAGGACAGCTACGCCGACGTGTGTGGAGCGCGTATTCGCTATCGCGTGTCTGGAAGTGGGCCCGCGGTGGTGTTGCTTCACGGCTACGCGTCTTCCCTCGATGCGTGGGACGACGTCGTCCCAGCCCTATCGGCGCGCCATCAGGTGATCGCTGTCGACTTGAAGGGCTTTGGCTACAGCAGTCGCGGCGCGGGCGACTATTCACCCGCAGCCCAAGCACGAATCGTGGTGGCCCTCCTCGACCACTTGCGGCTCCCTCGCGCCGCGATCGTGGGTCACTCGTGGGGTGCGTCGGTCGCGCTCGCGACGAGCCTGGCAGTGCCTCAGCGGATCAGTCGCGTGGCCCTCTACGATGCGTGGGTCTATGAAGATCAGCTCCCAGCGTGGATGGTGCTGGCCCGAGCCGATGGCATTGGTGAGTGGATGTTTGGCTGGAGCGGTCACGGGCACGTGGAGCGCACCATGCCCATTGCCTACTACGACCGGCGTCGCATCACCTCCGATCGAGTGCGCCGCGTGGAGCAGCTGCTGGAGCTCCCGGGTAGCAAAGCCGCGGCGTTGGCAACGCTGCGCGCCCAGAAGTTTCGCCGTCAGGAGCAACGCTACGGGGAACTGAGTCAGCCCGTGTTGTTGCTCTGGGGCAAGGAAGACTGCATCTCCACGCTGCCGGTGGCGTATCGGCTCATGCGGCAGCTCAGGCATGCGGAACTCAAGGTGTATCCCCGCTGCGGTCACTTCCCCATGGTCGAGGCCCTGGAAGAATCCAACCGCGACCTCGCGGGTTTCCTCGAAGTGGAGGTCGAAGCGGCTCAGGCGGACGCGCTAGGATCGGAGCTCAAGCGCAGGAGGGCGCCATGA
- a CDS encoding long-chain fatty acid--CoA ligase has product MLLLRRESDSLRSVSEARRTNAPFPGGAMDVTPYLKVENAALILLEAAARHGDLSRFMLPTSEVPRGNNYSGFAPLSWLAHGKQVAAVWRMLRDFGLARGERAAVFGHNRVEWMAAALGVQAAGGVCVPIYPASTAPQAAYILNHSDARVVFVDSVELLGRLLDQAEELGTVERVQLIDPDLSLDVARDQLASRLEQPSARALLERTAPWNDLLSAMGDTEVELATRSAASVPVTAPGMMLYTSGTTGHPKGVPLTHENLGINWRDWFVNNAPRLPEDGVDLLWLPMSHIFGYGETIIGNRLGFLSYLTDPKTVLDLMPRIRPNVFMSVPVYWERLAASVIELADEAARAKRLQAVTGGRLQFCLSGGAGLKRQVKEQFLSAGILIIEGYGLTECSPTLTLNRPDDFDFESVGKPLPSVELKLDDDGEILAKGPSIFGGYHKNPEATAEAFDSEGWFKTGDLGRFTERGFLQIIGRKKEILVTAGGKNVAPGNIEKLFADDPLFEHAVAYGDAKKYIVLGVWPNQEELEARTKASGRSAEELIQSRIEAANHDLARFEQIKRFKLMAPSLSVDDGMLTTTLKLRRKAVYERFRDAFEGLYE; this is encoded by the coding sequence GTGCTGCTGCTGCGCCGCGAGAGTGATTCGCTTCGCAGCGTTTCCGAGGCGCGCCGCACGAACGCGCCGTTTCCTGGGGGAGCCATGGACGTTACGCCGTATCTGAAAGTCGAAAATGCTGCATTGATTCTGCTCGAGGCTGCCGCGCGCCACGGGGACTTGTCGCGGTTCATGCTGCCTACCTCCGAAGTACCTCGAGGAAACAACTACAGCGGCTTCGCACCTTTGAGTTGGCTCGCCCATGGCAAGCAGGTCGCGGCCGTATGGCGCATGCTCCGCGACTTCGGTCTCGCTCGGGGGGAGCGCGCGGCGGTGTTCGGGCACAATCGCGTGGAGTGGATGGCTGCGGCGCTTGGCGTTCAGGCCGCTGGTGGCGTCTGCGTTCCGATTTACCCCGCTTCGACTGCGCCCCAGGCGGCTTACATCCTGAATCACAGTGACGCGCGAGTGGTCTTCGTGGACTCCGTGGAGTTGCTTGGGCGGCTGCTTGACCAAGCCGAAGAGCTTGGGACCGTGGAGCGGGTCCAACTCATCGATCCGGATCTCAGCCTCGATGTGGCGCGGGACCAGCTGGCCTCACGCCTCGAGCAGCCGAGCGCACGGGCACTGCTCGAGCGCACCGCGCCCTGGAACGACCTGCTGTCAGCGATGGGCGACACCGAGGTAGAGCTTGCGACCAGGAGCGCCGCGAGCGTACCTGTCACTGCGCCGGGCATGATGCTCTACACCAGTGGCACCACGGGTCACCCCAAGGGCGTGCCGCTCACCCACGAGAACCTCGGCATCAACTGGCGCGACTGGTTCGTGAACAACGCGCCACGCCTGCCGGAAGACGGCGTGGACCTGCTATGGCTCCCGATGAGCCACATCTTCGGCTACGGCGAGACCATCATCGGCAACCGTCTGGGCTTCTTGAGTTACCTCACGGATCCAAAAACGGTGCTCGACTTGATGCCGCGGATTCGCCCCAACGTCTTCATGAGTGTGCCGGTGTACTGGGAACGACTGGCGGCCTCGGTCATCGAGCTAGCGGACGAAGCGGCCCGCGCGAAGCGCCTGCAGGCGGTCACGGGTGGGCGCTTGCAGTTCTGCCTCTCGGGCGGTGCCGGGTTGAAGCGCCAAGTGAAGGAGCAGTTCCTCTCCGCGGGGATCTTGATCATCGAAGGCTATGGCCTAACGGAGTGCTCTCCGACGCTCACCCTCAACCGGCCCGACGACTTTGACTTCGAGAGCGTCGGCAAGCCACTACCCTCCGTCGAGCTCAAGCTGGACGACGACGGCGAGATCCTCGCCAAAGGGCCAAGCATCTTTGGTGGCTACCACAAGAACCCTGAAGCGACCGCTGAAGCGTTCGACAGCGAAGGCTGGTTCAAGACGGGCGACCTGGGGCGCTTCACCGAAAGGGGCTTCTTGCAGATCATCGGTCGCAAGAAGGAGATCTTGGTCACCGCGGGAGGCAAGAATGTTGCCCCAGGGAACATAGAGAAACTCTTCGCCGACGACCCGCTGTTCGAGCACGCGGTCGCCTATGGAGACGCGAAAAAGTACATCGTGCTTGGTGTCTGGCCGAATCAAGAGGAGCTCGAGGCGCGCACCAAGGCGAGCGGCAGGTCCGCCGAAGAGCTAATCCAGTCCCGCATTGAAGCGGCGAATCACGACCTCGCGCGCTTCGAGCAGATCAAGCGCTTCAAGCTGATGGCGCCGAGCCTCAGCGTGGACGACGGCATGCTCACGACTACCCTGAAGTTGCGTCGCAAGGCGGTATACGAACGGTTCCGCGATGCATTCGAAGGGCTCTATGAATGA
- a CDS encoding alpha/beta fold hydrolase, with protein MTKPANDLGEAELQRAEWAELIDLLKKPRSVVGQTPARVVHRENKLRVLRYTPRPEGISHKTPIVIVPSLINRNYVLDLLPGKSFVEFLVEQGHDVYMIDWGTPTAEDRHLDFDVYCDRYISRAIRAARRHSGAQRVHLLGYCLGGTLTSIYAAAYPERVATLTALAAPIDFHDGGLLSAWTLTKTFDLPALVKAFANVPWPLMQASFHMLRPTLAISKLITLVDRRADAEFLRGFFATEIWGNDNVSFPGACYERYIQELYRDNRLVRGDFVLSGRAARLDSIECPTLVVTFRDDHIVPWRGAARLHELISSEDKDILQLPGGHVGAVVSRRARDGLWKQMSEFWANREDRSVAATPVQPERREQTN; from the coding sequence ATGACTAAGCCAGCCAATGATCTCGGGGAAGCCGAACTTCAGCGCGCTGAGTGGGCCGAGCTGATCGACCTGTTGAAGAAGCCCCGTAGCGTGGTCGGGCAGACACCGGCCCGCGTCGTGCACCGGGAGAACAAGCTCCGCGTGCTTCGCTACACCCCGCGGCCGGAGGGCATCAGTCACAAGACTCCGATTGTGATCGTGCCGAGCTTGATCAACCGCAACTACGTGCTCGACTTGCTTCCAGGCAAGAGCTTCGTCGAGTTCTTGGTGGAGCAAGGTCATGACGTCTACATGATCGACTGGGGTACGCCGACCGCTGAAGACCGCCACCTGGACTTCGATGTGTACTGTGATCGCTACATATCCCGGGCAATCCGCGCCGCCCGTCGTCACTCTGGCGCCCAGCGCGTGCACCTCCTCGGTTATTGCCTCGGGGGAACGCTCACGAGTATCTACGCAGCGGCTTATCCAGAACGCGTCGCCACATTGACCGCGCTTGCCGCCCCCATCGACTTTCACGACGGCGGCTTGCTGTCGGCCTGGACGTTGACCAAGACGTTTGATCTCCCAGCGCTCGTCAAGGCCTTCGCCAACGTGCCGTGGCCGCTGATGCAGGCGTCGTTTCACATGCTGCGGCCCACGCTGGCAATCAGCAAGCTGATCACGTTGGTCGATCGCCGCGCTGACGCGGAGTTCTTGCGGGGCTTCTTCGCGACGGAGATCTGGGGCAACGACAACGTCTCCTTCCCCGGCGCTTGCTACGAGCGCTACATCCAAGAGCTCTACCGAGACAATCGCTTGGTGCGCGGCGACTTCGTGCTGAGCGGTCGCGCGGCACGCCTCGACTCGATCGAGTGCCCGACGTTGGTGGTCACCTTTCGTGATGATCACATCGTACCTTGGCGCGGCGCCGCACGGCTTCACGAGCTGATCTCCAGCGAAGACAAGGACATCTTGCAGCTGCCAGGTGGTCACGTCGGCGCCGTCGTCTCGAGACGCGCACGGGACGGCCTGTGGAAGCAAATGAGCGAGTTCTGGGCGAACCGTGAGGACCGCTCAGTTGCTGCGACGCCGGTACAACCAGAGCGCCGCGAGCAAACCAACTAG